Proteins encoded together in one Acipenser ruthenus chromosome 22, fAciRut3.2 maternal haplotype, whole genome shotgun sequence window:
- the LOC117431381 gene encoding methionine-R-sulfoxide reductase B1-like — translation MAFCSFRGGEVFKNHFEPGIYVCAKCGYELFSSICKYEHSSPWPAFTQTVHEDSVSKYAERRDALKVSCGKCGNGLGHEFLNDGPKRGQSRFUIFSSSLKFVPKDKVDGALVGQ, via the exons ATGGCATTCTGTAGCTTTCGAGGAGGTGAAGTATTTAAAAATCACTTTGAACCTG GTATATACGTGTGTGCCAAATGTGGCTACGAGCTGTTTTCCAGTATATGCAAATACGAGCATTCGTCCCCGTGGCCGGCCTTCACCCAGACTGTCCACGAAGACAGCGTGTCCAAGTATGCAGAAAGAAGGGATGCCCTTAAG GTTTCCTGTGGAAAGTGTGGGAATGGTCTGGGCCACGAGTTTCTAAATGATGGTCCCAAACGCGGGCAGTCACGTTTCTGAATATTCAGCAGCTCGCTGAAGTTTGTCCCCAAag ATAAAGTCGATGGTGCTTTGGTGGGACAGTAA